In Apis mellifera strain DH4 linkage group LG1, Amel_HAv3.1, whole genome shotgun sequence, the sequence AATACTAAATAgttgaatcattttattttatatatatatatatatatatatatatatatatatatatattatatttttattaaatattttaataattttgatagtttttgttttttaaaaatttttttgattatttttgattatgtaTTTGTACTTTTtagttttgtattatataatttgtaataaaatttttaaattttgataagttTTTTGATgctaatattatcatatcaatCATCAAAAAGATCAAAAGATAAGagacaaatattgaaataaattgtaattagctcttataaataaacaacttgtaaattaattcgtaattaGTAGTCAacgtgttaaattaaaatcacttatttattattaaaaattaaattcaactaTTTAAATGTCAAAACAAGatcatttcaaattcattaactttattgttttaaaagtaCCTGGACTATAAGATTGCGTAGTATTAGAACTACCAGGCTGATGTCCTGTAGGGAATGCTAATGGACTAGGACTTCTGGTAGGACTAGCAGGAAGCGGCGACGGACTCGGAGTTCTAGCTAACGGAGACAATGGTATATGTCCAACTGATTTTCTGCGATTCGgcgaatgaatattttttgcagCTGTATGCAACTTGTGTTTCAAACCATGAAGTGTACTTGGTCTCTGATAATGAGATTGATTGGCAATAGTGGATAAATTTGCAGTAGATGTAGAAGAACCAGGAGAGGAAGAATTTGGACTGGAACAAGGGCTTGAATTCCCTGTAGAATGATAAGAATCCGAGCTAACACGGTTTGTTGGAGGTGAAGGGCTGCAAACGGACTTCGTACAAGTTGCAAAGTATGGTGATGTCTCTTGGGAACGTGTAAATGATTGGAACGATCGACTAGGCGTTACCATTGATGGTGAACAAATTCCTGCAGccatctgaaaaaaattatgtaatatttctgtttaatgataaatatgttaatcaAATCATCAAATGTTTTTTCCTTCTAATGCTCAAATTTTTTGTGATCGGTGTATAGTGTAGAATTTTGATATTGTCACGAACAATAAGAAAAACACATATTTAAAAGCTGCCACGGGATTGTATTGGACAAATaagtattgataaaaaaaaaacagcaaCTAAAACGTAACTAGCAATTCACGAAACGTGACGAAAAATCATACCATAAGTGGAGGTTTGCTGTCGCTGGATAGAATGGGTGCTGACAATGGACAACTGATAGTTAATGgctgcaataaaaaaaaaagtaacactTAACATAATAATGTGTGTTGCATTAAAATTGCCAGTGCTTTAGTATTTATGCCGCGATCAGTAGCAGTAAGTGTagtagtaatataatatataataatagtatcataattgaaaatcttaaaagaaaaaaaaaaaaaaaaaaagaaaaaattatataaaatataataaatttatagttcaaaacatttttttaaatgttcacaattgatatttaaaaaaaatcatgatatatttttaaaacatttttcaataaaaaaaattataaagcaaaaatcaaaaatatacttttatacctGTTGCATCTCTACGCTAGCTCGTTTCGAgctaattcgtttaaaaagggacgtttttcgttttttatctGAATGATCACGTTTCAATTTGCGCTGTTTATGTAATGTTCTGCGAGCCATTTTACTTTGAGTCAAATCTCGTTTCCTTCCTCCTGTTTTGATACTAGTATTTTCTAATGGTGTACTACGCAATGTTACGTGATCACCGCCACTTAACATCAATTGAAGAACTTGTATATGATATAAACCCTGCACTGGTTCACCATTTATATGTGTTATGAGATCACCTGGTCTTAAACCAGCTTCAAAAGCTGGACTAGATTGATCTACagcctataaaatatatgaaataaatataattgggctatgttgatattttgataataattcgtaACATACCATAACTAGATGATGCATGGTGTAAAAATCACTGTCACCATAATAAACTCTAATCGTATGTACAGTGAAACCAAATCCACATGGTCCtctacgaataataattggagGTTTCAAACTAGTTACCAATGGACTCAATTCGCGACAAGGAGACGTATCTCTTGAAGAAGCAGTGGATGATCCACCGGGAGATTCGATTGGTTGAGTATTTAATGATGCATCATCTGGAAATATTgcttgattataataattataaatgaacactaatgtaatatgtaatgatttaatttataataacatgtACAAGAAAAGTCACTGGTTGGTATAACTAATGATAATCCACTAGTAGATGCGGACTTTATTACGGATCGTGATTTTTGTTTTACGGATGGTATAATTGGTATAGCGCTAAATGATTCAAAAGAATCAGTACTAGAATTATGTTTGCTTTCTTCATTTGTATCTCTGTTTGCAATTAAATCCAacctgaaataaaatttatttattatattcacagatttaattttaaccacGCATTGAAGAAGTGAAATGATTCATATGCATTGATAAGGTATTGATTTCTAGAGGAGTGGAGTTAGTTTTGTGACAACGATTATAATGTTTGGGAAAATGTATGTTTGAATGACTCACATGTGTTCATCATCAATGCATATACTGAACCTGGGCAGCTTATCACGGGAATGCAAATGTCGCTTTCTCTGGATCTGGGGACTGATGTCCTCAGATTCCGTTTGCGAAGAATCAGGTGTGCTTAAACTGATGGATGTCCCTTCTATTTGATTATTCCTAATAACTGTTAATTGAGATTCCCCACTGGTTACTGTAGCAGGACTCGTGAACGATGCATTTGACTTGTCCGCTTTTGGAGGTGTTTCattgtttgtaattttaatggatgaagatcgatttttttctggTAGAGTCGATTCCGCTAACTTTGATGGAGGCGTGATTGAACTATTAGATCCAGAAGACAATTGTGCGACTGTCCGTTCAAGTTCAGTAcggaataattgttttttagaaatatctaaCTCTGTTTGCTCGGAATTTATTTGAGGTGGACGGGTTTGAGATATTTTTCGTGATTGTGGAGAGTACGAAGAGAATGATCCGAACAAAGGAGAATCATCGGTATCATCAGTATCGTCACCTATATCATGATTATATCTATCCATACGAgctgaaatatcattttttttttatatttcaatattaattaaaaaaattaaattatactatatataatatacatactaTCAAAATAACTTGTATCCTCGTCATTGACTAATTGTGGCACAAATTCAGCCTTTTGTCTGAGTAAACTATTCCAATTTActccataaaaatataagtgttCTTTTACTTCATGAGATCCACCAGTGCCTAAACGATCCCTAGGACTTTGTTGCAATAGTGCTGTTATAATGTCCTTAGCTTCTGGTTGAACAGGCCAATCATCCTCATCTGGCCACTCAATatcatctatataatttttttatttatttttttttaataattttcaaatagtttttatatcttcCAGTAATATTTACCATTAACTGTATGAGCAAATAATTCTTCTGGAGTATCACCAAAGAATGGTACACAgccaattaaaaattcatacaatATAATTCCCATAGACCACCAATCAACAGGTTTGCCATATCCCTGACGCAATATAACTTCAGGAGCAATATATTCAGGTGTGCCAAACACTTGTTTATCCGAAAATTGTCTCGTATCTCTGTCGATATAACCCTCATAAAGATTTGTTGCCactgaaaatataagaaattttgttatataactattaaggtatacatttcaaaaatatcgattttctgTGTCACTTACAAGACATAAGACCCATTTTACTGAGACCAAAATCAGTAAGTTTAATGTGACCAAGGGCAGTAATAagtaaactaaaaaaaaaaaaaaaaacaacgaataaaatattgatataataaaatatgaataaaaagaaaaagaaaaaaatttttttttcatacttgTCAGGTTTTAAATCTCGATGAACAATACCATAACTATGTAAATATTCAACAGCTAAGACAGTTTCCGCAAAATAAAATCTTGCCATGTCCGGTGGCAGTGGaccgatattttttaatagatttgcaCAATCTCCGCCTTCTACATATTCCATTACTAAGCACAAgtgtttctatataattaaataataattgatacaattatataattaagttgatattatattatttatatatatttatattttttaaaattcaaaataatgtataCGTACTTTTGTCTCAAAACTACAGTACATAGAAACGACAAATGGATTGTCTGTAAAACTCATTATATCTCTTTCAGCAAAGACTTGTTCTACTTGATTTCTTAGCatcaaattgtttttatttattttcttcatggCAAATCTTTGACGTgtagttttttctttaaccAGATATACTGCACCATATGCGCCATTactaataagttttaaaactTCATAATCACTTTCACATGGAATACGTTGAGATTTATCATCATCTTTATTTGGACTCGAAGCGATTTGTAAATTACTATCGCTCGAACTAGCTGAATCttctaatttgtttaaatcttcttgcaattctaaaatatagaaatatatttaactttactaattattattgaaaaaaaaaaaaggaattataaattaaatgttaccTGATATTGGATCTCTATTAAGAGAAAGTTTGTTAATAATGTATTGTGGTATATCTGTTTTTATTCCTGCATTAATTTTTGCTTGGCCTTCAGCTTGTTCgagtaaatgataaaattcttcaGGATCGAATTCTAAACATTCCAATAAACGAGCTGGACGCGATATtactaacaataattttttaataagtccTGTTAATCTTGTTGCTGCTTCAAGTGATTTATCTTTTGTCtaaaaatagagatatttattattatttatttatttctatcatataaatttttatgaaattacctCCATTAATAAATGTTCCAAATTTTCActcatttcataaaaatatctagttgtaattaatttttcttgagaTTTTTGCAAACAGTCTCTCGCCATTTCAATTACTTGATGATGTACAAATCTTAAAATTGGAAGAGAATCTTGGGTCATATTTGCCATTACTTCATATTCATCtagttctttattttcattgataaaattagtTAAACGTTCCTCCATTTGTTGTGTAGcctaatcaaataatttttaaataaaattgttatgtaaaattgttgttacattatataaaattacaaaatgtttatatacatataaatatatttgaagttttaaataattgaagttttACCTTGGgaaatctttctttataaaGAGTATTCATCATAACAATTTCGCTATCTAATACAGGAGAACGACTTGGACtgctaaaattgaaataaaacatacaattgaacaaaaatattataaatatgttatatttttcaaaagattgaaaaaaataaaattatattaataacataatattcatAGTAAATTACAAtactttacaaaaaaattacaataaattacaatatatattttactatattatttaccTTAAACTTCGTGAACGAGGTCTATGTAATGGTGATCTACGGCCTTCTTCATCAAGGCTAAGAGATACGCTGCCTGGAATACTCGAAATACTAGAACCTGGAAAACCTGGATGTGAAGAACAAGGTGTACCAGGTTTAGAAAAATGGCAAGAAAGCATACGTAATTCATCCTTAGTGGGAACATTTGGAAGTTGATGCAAGCGTTCTTGACTTGAGTACTGtgactaaataaataaatttataaatttttttaatcattatcaattcattttcattctttaataaaataactaaccGAAACATTACTAGAACCTGGTGTTGTCCCGTAACCACTAGATGGTAAACTAGCAACTGACCATCTTCTTCCATCTCCAGTTCCTGTAGTACCTCCaccaattctaaatatatatatgttttaatatgaaaatgttttatatatgttttaatatgaaaaaaatagaattattagaatttagaattattgactgtaatatatattgtgaaagttagtttttgtattataaatacatatacaagACAAATACTTTATGATAAAATCTTACACATTCcatattcttcgttttttatgaattttattacaacCTTTTGATAGCagcatttgtttttttttactattaataatgtattaagaatacaatacttataatagaaatctatctatatagataaactacttatataaataaacaagtcaaatttaaatagacTAAGAATAAGACTAgatatgaaatagaaataccTTTTAATTGGAGCAAAAGCAAAGTGTGGACTTGATGACATCCTAGGACTTTCTAAGGGACTGCCTACAATCGGGACAAACGCTATATAAGGAAATAAGCAGTAAACAAAATTAGTTCTTTATAATaagttgtataaattatataaaaatatagaatatatatttttataattatcttcaattaattaaaaaataattttaaaaaacaaatttaaagatagaaaTTAAAGTTTCTAAAGATAACTGCATAAATTGCAAAttgctataattatattataataatttaaatatggatatttaatatatccaatatatattcatttaatttatagaatactATATAGGATTCTTTgattgatcaattttataGCTTTATACcaaaacacaaaaatttatatataaaaatattcgttatagagactttattaagatataattaaaattttcattacacaAAGCGAGATGGAATTAGAATAAGACTGTTCTGTTTCCATTACACTGctcttacattttatttttgttttttattttttttttttcacttataataataaataaattaataattaataatttaataatcttaattaacattttactataccaatttttatatttgttttggttattaaaattgatctttcaaaaatatgtcttaaatatattaatatattaaatatctatatttatgtatataaaaatttacatatatatatatatatatatatacttaaaaatattaaacaaaactgTGCCAAAATtgtacttataaaatatttttataaaatatatagcactcataaatagtttatacattaacaacatatataaaatattattataaaaatgttatatataatattatatataaatatataagtaatataatataaatataataaattaaaaacatttataattatatacctgATAACGGTGAATGACAACGTGGTAAAGTTGGAGATGTTGTTGCAATAAAAGATTTACGATGAGCTGCTTTAGCAGTACGTCGAGGAATGTTAAAATCACgctaaaagaaacaataattaatatgattgtCAATcattatagttttaattaatattttgacattttaaatatataatattactaacCATATGAACTGATAAAGAAGGTGCAGATTTTCCAATTGCAGAATTCCTCATTCGAACTAGATTTGATAATTCTCCACtgactaaaaatattaaatgattaataattatgaaagata encodes:
- the LOC409193 gene encoding microtubule-associated serine/threonine-protein kinase 3 isoform X3, translating into MDQNRNRPSRPRLRSHGNSARVLVFDQAESEESACSTEAEIQKHPIPSKVESKEAPVRPVSGELSNLVRMRNSAIGKSAPSLSVHMRDFNIPRRTAKAAHRKSFIATTSPTLPRCHSPLSGSPLESPRMSSSPHFAFAPIKRIGGGTTGTGDGRRWSVASLPSSGYGTTPGSSNVSSQYSSQERLHQLPNVPTKDELRMLSCHFSKPGTPCSSHPGFPGSSISSIPGSVSLSLDEEGRRSPLHRPRSRSLSSPSRSPVLDSEIVMMNTLYKERFPKATQQMEERLTNFINENKELDEYEVMANMTQDSLPILRFVHHQVIEMARDCLQKSQEKLITTRYFYEMSENLEHLLMETKDKSLEAATRLTGLIKKLLLVISRPARLLECLEFDPEEFYHLLEQAEGQAKINAGIKTDIPQYIINKLSLNRDPISELQEDLNKLEDSASSSDSNLQIASSPNKDDDKSQRIPCESDYEVLKLISNGAYGAVYLVKEKTTRQRFAMKKINKNNLMLRNQVEQVFAERDIMSFTDNPFVVSMYCSFETKKHLCLVMEYVEGGDCANLLKNIGPLPPDMARFYFAETVLAVEYLHSYGIVHRDLKPDNLLITALGHIKLTDFGLSKMGLMSLATNLYEGYIDRDTRQFSDKQVFGTPEYIAPEVILRQGYGKPVDWWSMGIILYEFLIGCVPFFGDTPEELFAHTVNDDIEWPDEDDWPVQPEAKDIITALLQQSPRDRLGTGGSHEVKEHLYFYGVNWNSLLRQKAEFVPQLVNDEDTSYFDTRMDRYNHDIGDDTDDTDDSPLFGSFSSYSPQSRKISQTRPPQINSEQTELDISKKQLFRTELERTVAQLSSGSNSSITPPSKLAESTLPEKNRSSSIKITNNETPPKADKSNASFTSPATVTSGESQLTVIRNNQIEGTSISLSTPDSSQTESEDISPQIQRKRHLHSRDKLPRFSICIDDEHMLDLIANRDTNEESKHNSSTDSFESFSAIPIIPSVKQKSRSVIKSASTSGLSLVIPTSDFSCTYDASLNTQPIESPGGSSTASSRDTSPCRELSPLVTSLKPPIIIRRGPCGFGFTVHTIRVYYGDSDFYTMHHLVMAVDQSSPAFEAGLRPGDLITHINGEPVQGLYHIQVLQLMLSGGDHVTLRSTPLENTSIKTGGRKRDLTQSKMARRTLHKQRKLKRDHSDKKRKTSLFKRISSKRASVEMQQPLTISCPLSAPILSSDSKPPLMMAAGICSPSMVTPSRSFQSFTRSQETSPYFATCTKSVCSPSPPTNRVSSDSYHSTGNSSPCSSPNSSSPGSSTSTANLSTIANQSHYQRPSTLHGLKHKLHTAAKNIHSPNRRKSVGHIPLSPLARTPSPSPLPASPTRSPSPLAFPTGHQPGSSNTTQSYSPGVCLSTPNNQKKSYGRPKSAEPGSPLLRRALSPDRLHPRSAENKTSISPLANSVVKVTPRTTIAQSYSETSEECSDSYKEPNDSKVEKKVSTESKSDYSKISHGISINLGNVGMSNSCGSTQLPRIAEEKDSPTGSKADDYSKEVLSLEKVDKNNTSTNKLTELENVTERNDRVELKKEKKNSCPKNSEGATINKIDERVQLDNSFNTQMRCSQNPSHKQSQNFEKSSQASSQKALPQNNEKNSQPSYHKILQSNDKNSQFSTQKFSQTNERGILQTVQQKSQNNEKVSQVAQSQKLLQNNEKIIVPHKVIEQKAASSKNSETNSEGKKISKKYKIDGSESTSNVSSTQHLNTFEVMGSGKDKKTN
- the LOC409193 gene encoding microtubule-associated serine/threonine-protein kinase 3 isoform X6; this encodes MDQNRNRPSRPRLRSHGNSARVLVFDQAESEESACSTEAEIQKHPIPSKVESKEAPVRPVSGELSNLVRMRNSAIGKSAPSLSVHMRDFNIPRRTAKAAHRKSFIATTSPTLPRCHSPLSAFVPIVGSPLESPRMSSSPHFAFAPIKRIGGGTTGTGDGRRWSVASLPSSGYGTTPGSSNVSSQYSSQERLHQLPNVPTKDELRMLSCHFSKPGTPCSSHPGFPGSSISSIPGSVSLSLDEEGRRSPLHRPRSRSLSSPSRSPVLDSEIVMMNTLYKERFPKATQQMEERLTNFINENKELDEYEVMANMTQDSLPILRFVHHQVIEMARDCLQKSQEKLITTRYFYEMSENLEHLLMETKDKSLEAATRLTGLIKKLLLVISRPARLLECLEFDPEEFYHLLEQAEGQAKINAGIKTDIPQYIINKLSLNRDPISELQEDLNKLEDSASSSDSNLQIASSPNKDDDKSQRIPCESDYEVLKLISNGAYGAVYLVKEKTTRQRFAMKKINKNNLMLRNQVEQVFAERDIMSFTDNPFVVSMYCSFETKKHLCLVMEYVEGGDCANLLKNIGPLPPDMARFYFAETVLAVEYLHSYGIVHRDLKPDNLLITALGHIKLTDFGLSKMGLMSLATNLYEGYIDRDTRQFSDKQVFGTPEYIAPEVILRQGYGKPVDWWSMGIILYEFLIGCVPFFGDTPEELFAHTVNDDIEWPDEDDWPVQPEAKDIITALLQQSPRDRLGTGGSHEVKEHLYFYGVNWNSLLRQKAEFVPQLVNDEDTSYFDTRMDRYNHDIGDDTDDTDDSPLFGSFSSYSPQSRKISQTRPPQINSEQTELDISKKQLFRTELERTVAQLSSGSNSSITPPSKLAESTLPEKNRSSSIKITNNETPPKADKSNASFTSPATVTSGESQLTVIRNNQIEGTSISLSTPDSSQTESEDISPQIQRKRHLHSRDKLPRLDLIANRDTNEESKHNSSTDSFESFSAIPIIPSVKQKSRSVIKSASTSGLSLVIPTSDFSYDASLNTQPIESPGGSSTASSRDTSPCRELSPLVTSLKPPIIIRRGPCGFGFTVHTIRVYYGDSDFYTMHHLVMAVDQSSPAFEAGLRPGDLITHINGEPVQGLYHIQVLQLMLSGGDHVTLRSTPLENTSIKTGGRKRDLTQSKMARRTLHKQRKLKRDHSDKKRKTSLFKRISSKRASVEMQQPLTISCPLSAPILSSDSKPPLMMAAGICSPSMVTPSRSFQSFTRSQETSPYFATCTKSVCSPSPPTNRVSSDSYHSTGNSSPCSSPNSSSPGSSTSTANLSTIANQSHYQRPSTLHGLKHKLHTAAKNIHSPNRRKSVGHIPLSPLARTPSPSPLPASPTRSPSPLAFPTGHQPGSSNTTQSYSPGVCLSTPNNQKKSYGRPKSAEPGSPLLRRALSPDRLHPRSAENKTSISPLANSVVKVTPRTTIAQSYSETSEECSDSYKEPNDSKVEKKVSTESKSDYSKISHGISINLGNVGMSNSCGSTQLPRIAEEKDSPTGSKADDYSKEVLSLEKVDKNNTSTNKLTELENVTERNDRVELKKEKKNSCPKNSEGATINKIDERVQLDNSFNTQMRCSQNPSHKQSQNFEKSSQASSQKALPQNNEKNSQPSYHKILQSNDKNSQFSTQKFSQTNERGILQTVQQKSQNNEKVSQVAQSQKLLQNNEKIIVPHKVIEQKAASSKNSETNSEGKKISKKYKIDGSESTSNVSSTQHLNTFEVMGSGKDKKTN
- the LOC409193 gene encoding microtubule-associated serine/threonine-protein kinase 3 isoform X5, coding for MDQNRNRPSRPRLRSHGNSARVLVFDQAESEESACSTEAEIQKHPIPSKVESKEAPVRPVSGELSNLVRMRNSAIGKSAPSLSVHMRDFNIPRRTAKAAHRKSFIATTSPTLPRCHSPLSAFVPIVGSPLESPRMSSSPHFAFAPIKRIGGGTTGTGDGRRWSVASLPSSGYGTTPGSSNVSSQYSSQERLHQLPNVPTKDELRMLSCHFSKPGTPCSSHPGFPGSSISSIPGSVSLSLDEEGRRSPLHRPRSRSLSSPSRSPVLDSEIVMMNTLYKERFPKATQQMEERLTNFINENKELDEYEVMANMTQDSLPILRFVHHQVIEMARDCLQKSQEKLITTRYFYEMSENLEHLLMETKDKSLEAATRLTGLIKKLLLVISRPARLLECLEFDPEEFYHLLEQAEGQAKINAGIKTDIPQYIINKLSLNRDPISELQEDLNKLEDSASSSDSNLQIASSPNKDDDKSQRIPCESDYEVLKLISNGAYGAVYLVKEKTTRQRFAMKKINKNNLMLRNQVEQVFAERDIMSFTDNPFVVSMYCSFETKKHLCLVMEYVEGGDCANLLKNIGPLPPDMARFYFAETVLAVEYLHSYGIVHRDLKPDNLLITALGHIKLTDFGLSKMGLMSLATNLYEGYIDRDTRQFSDKQVFGTPEYIAPEVILRQGYGKPVDWWSMGIILYEFLIGCVPFFGDTPEELFAHTVNDDIEWPDEDDWPVQPEAKDIITALLQQSPRDRLGTGGSHEVKEHLYFYGVNWNSLLRQKAEFVPQLVNDEDTSYFDTRMDRYNHDIGDDTDDTDDSPLFGSFSSYSPQSRKISQTRPPQINSEQTELDISKKQLFRTELERTVAQLSSGSNSSITPPSKLAESTLPEKNRSSSIKITNNETPPKADKSNASFTSPATVTSGESQLTVIRNNQIEGTSISLSTPDSSQTESEDISPQIQRKRHLHSRDKLPRLDLIANRDTNEESKHNSSTDSFESFSAIPIIPSVKQKSRSVIKSASTSGLSLVIPTSDFSCTYDASLNTQPIESPGGSSTASSRDTSPCRELSPLVTSLKPPIIIRRGPCGFGFTVHTIRVYYGDSDFYTMHHLVMAVDQSSPAFEAGLRPGDLITHINGEPVQGLYHIQVLQLMLSGGDHVTLRSTPLENTSIKTGGRKRDLTQSKMARRTLHKQRKLKRDHSDKKRKTSLFKRISSKRASVEMQQPLTISCPLSAPILSSDSKPPLMMAAGICSPSMVTPSRSFQSFTRSQETSPYFATCTKSVCSPSPPTNRVSSDSYHSTGNSSPCSSPNSSSPGSSTSTANLSTIANQSHYQRPSTLHGLKHKLHTAAKNIHSPNRRKSVGHIPLSPLARTPSPSPLPASPTRSPSPLAFPTGHQPGSSNTTQSYSPGVCLSTPNNQKKSYGRPKSAEPGSPLLRRALSPDRLHPRSAENKTSISPLANSVVKVTPRTTIAQSYSETSEECSDSYKEPNDSKVEKKVSTESKSDYSKISHGISINLGNVGMSNSCGSTQLPRIAEEKDSPTGSKADDYSKEVLSLEKVDKNNTSTNKLTELENVTERNDRVELKKEKKNSCPKNSEGATINKIDERVQLDNSFNTQMRCSQNPSHKQSQNFEKSSQASSQKALPQNNEKNSQPSYHKILQSNDKNSQFSTQKFSQTNERGILQTVQQKSQNNEKVSQVAQSQKLLQNNEKIIVPHKVIEQKAASSKNSETNSEGKKISKKYKIDGSESTSNVSSTQHLNTFEVMGSGKDKKTN
- the LOC409193 gene encoding microtubule-associated serine/threonine-protein kinase 3 isoform X7, which gives rise to MDQNRNRPSRPRLRSHGNSARVLVFDQAESEESACSTEAEIQKHPIPSKVESKEAPVRPVSGELSNLVRMRNSAIGKSAPSLSVHMRDFNIPRRTAKAAHRKSFIATTSPTLPRCHSPLSAFVPIVGSPLESPRMSSSPHFAFAPIKRIGGGTTGTGDGRRWSVASLPSSGYGTTPGSSNVSSQYSSQERLHQLPNVPTKDELRMLSCHFSKPGTPCSSHPGFPGSSISSIPGSVSLSLDEEGRRSPLHRPRSRSLSSPSRSPVLDSEIVMMNTLYKERFPKATQQMEERLTNFINENKELDEYEVMANMTQDSLPILRFVHHQVIEMARDCLQKSQEKLITTRYFYEMSENLEHLLMETKDKSLEAATRLTGLIKKLLLVISRPARLLECLEFDPEEFYHLLEQAEGQAKINAGIKTDIPQYIINKLSLNRDPISELQEDLNKLEDSASSSDSNLQIASSPNKDDDKSQRIPCESDYEVLKLISNGAYGAVYLVKEKTTRQRFAMKKINKNNLMLRNQVEQVFAERDIMSFTDNPFVVSMYCSFETKKHLCLVMEYVEGGDCANLLKNIGPLPPDMARFYFAETVLAVEYLHSYGIVHRDLKPDNLLITALGHIKLTDFGLSKMGLMSLATNLYEGYIDRDTRQFSDKQVFGTPEYIAPEVILRQGYGKPVDWWSMGIILYEFLIGCVPFFGDTPEELFAHTVNDDIEWPDEDDWPVQPEAKDIITALLQQSPRDRLGTGGSHEVKEHLYFYGVNWNSLLRQKAEFVPQLVNDEDTSYFDTRMDRYNHDIGDDTDDTDDSPLFGSFSSYSPQSRKISQTRPPQINSEQTELDISKKQLFRTELERTVAQLSSGSNSSITPPSKLAESTLPEKNRSSSIKITNNETPPKADKSNASFTSPATVTSGESQLTVIRNNQIEGTSISLSTPDSSQTESEDISPQIQRKRHLHSRDKLPRFSICIDDEHMLDLIANRDTNEESKHNSSTDSFESFSAIPIIPSVKQKSRSVIKSASTSGLSLVIPTSDFSCTYDASLNTQPIESPGGSSTASSRDTSPCRELSPLVTSLKPPIIIRRGPCGFGFTVHTIRVYYGDSDFYTMHHLVMAVDQSSPAFEAGLRPGDLITHINGEPVQGLYHIQVLQLMLSGGDHVTLRSTPLENTSIKTGGRKRDLTQSKMARRTLHKQRKLKRDHSDKKRKTSLFKRISSKRASVEMQQMAAGICSPSMVTPSRSFQSFTRSQETSPYFATCTKSVCSPSPPTNRVSSDSYHSTGNSSPCSSPNSSSPGSSTSTANLSTIANQSHYQRPSTLHGLKHKLHTAAKNIHSPNRRKSVGHIPLSPLARTPSPSPLPASPTRSPSPLAFPTGHQPGSSNTTQSYSPGVCLSTPNNQKKSYGRPKSAEPGSPLLRRALSPDRLHPRSAENKTSISPLANSVVKVTPRTTIAQSYSETSEECSDSYKEPNDSKVEKKVSTESKSDYSKISHGISINLGNVGMSNSCGSTQLPRIAEEKDSPTGSKADDYSKEVLSLEKVDKNNTSTNKLTELENVTERNDRVELKKEKKNSCPKNSEGATINKIDERVQLDNSFNTQMRCSQNPSHKQSQNFEKSSQASSQKALPQNNEKNSQPSYHKILQSNDKNSQFSTQKFSQTNERGILQTVQQKSQNNEKVSQVAQSQKLLQNNEKIIVPHKVIEQKAASSKNSETNSEGKKISKKYKIDGSESTSNVSSTQHLNTFEVMGSGKDKKTN